In one Candidatus Nanopelagicales bacterium genomic region, the following are encoded:
- the nhaA gene encoding Na+/H+ antiporter NhaA, giving the protein MIFTRIPRANRRWVEEQLREETIGGALLLIAAALAMIWANSPWSAQYEAFVSTVIGIPALHLDLTVGEWAADGLLAIFFLVVGLELKHELTLGTLSRPAQAAVPIAAALGGMLVPALIYTGINLWTPGGSPIGWGIPMATDIAFALAVLAIVGRRLPVALRAFLLTLAVVDDLGAITVIALFYTEHVSLTWLAASLICLAGYAWAQHRRITTWWLYVPLALLAWGFMHASGIHATIAGVAIGLLTRARPDTGEEQGPADRVQHRIHPLSAGIAVPLFALTAAGIPLAGINVVEALTSPIALGIGIGLVVGKPIGIVCTAWLVARFTRASLAPSITWADVTAVGVLAGVGFTVALLIAELAYEGTALLPDAKLAVLVASLIAGVLASIVLLARGRHYTPLRAHSD; this is encoded by the coding sequence GTGATATTCACGCGCATCCCCCGAGCCAACCGCCGCTGGGTTGAAGAGCAACTGCGCGAGGAAACTATCGGCGGAGCCCTCCTGCTCATCGCAGCCGCACTAGCCATGATCTGGGCCAACTCCCCATGGAGCGCCCAATACGAGGCCTTTGTCTCGACAGTCATCGGCATCCCCGCCCTCCACTTGGACCTCACAGTCGGGGAATGGGCTGCAGACGGGCTGCTAGCCATCTTCTTCCTGGTTGTGGGGCTCGAACTCAAGCACGAACTGACTCTGGGAACGCTGTCGCGCCCAGCACAGGCTGCTGTGCCTATCGCCGCAGCCTTGGGCGGAATGCTTGTACCAGCTCTGATCTACACAGGCATCAACCTGTGGACTCCAGGCGGATCACCCATCGGTTGGGGCATCCCCATGGCAACCGACATCGCCTTCGCACTAGCCGTGCTCGCCATAGTCGGCCGTCGACTGCCGGTGGCCCTACGCGCTTTCCTGCTCACATTGGCCGTCGTCGATGACCTCGGCGCAATCACTGTCATCGCCCTGTTCTACACCGAGCACGTATCCCTCACCTGGCTCGCAGCATCCCTAATCTGTCTAGCGGGCTACGCGTGGGCACAACATCGCCGAATAACCACATGGTGGCTGTATGTGCCTCTTGCCCTACTGGCCTGGGGCTTCATGCACGCCAGTGGCATCCATGCAACCATCGCCGGCGTTGCAATTGGACTTCTCACTCGTGCGCGCCCAGACACGGGCGAAGAACAAGGACCAGCAGATCGAGTCCAACATCGGATTCACCCGCTGAGTGCCGGAATCGCAGTACCGCTGTTCGCCCTGACCGCCGCAGGGATTCCACTTGCCGGGATCAACGTTGTCGAGGCGCTCACCAGCCCGATCGCCCTGGGAATCGGGATCGGGCTCGTGGTCGGCAAGCCAATCGGCATCGTATGCACAGCGTGGCTCGTTGCAAGGTTCACTCGGGCCTCGCTAGCTCCATCAATCACCTGGGCCGACGTCACGGCAGTCGGCGTGCTTGCCGGAGTTGGCTTCACCGTCGCACTACTGATTGCAGAACTAGCCTACGAAGGAACAGCCCTGCTCCCCGATGCCAAACTCGCAGTCCTCGTGGCCTCACTGATCGCTGGAGTCCTCGCCTCCATAGTGCTTCTCGCTCGCGGACGGCACTACACGCCACTGCGAGCGCACTCGGACTGA
- a CDS encoding MerR family DNA-binding transcriptional regulator, which yields MDGNGVGDGVLVQIGVLAERVGLSMRTVRYYEEVGLVVPSTRSPGGFRLFGPLEEERLRVLKTLKPLGFTLDQMRELVHVLDAAGAPSLTSAARSALLAKLTALHQDLDQRRVRLQLQLDAATQLSTALQRAEESLGSA from the coding sequence ATGGACGGCAACGGAGTTGGAGACGGCGTTCTCGTGCAGATCGGCGTCCTCGCAGAGCGCGTAGGACTGAGCATGCGGACCGTGCGCTACTACGAGGAAGTTGGACTCGTGGTCCCTTCCACCCGTAGCCCAGGAGGGTTTCGCCTGTTCGGGCCACTCGAGGAAGAACGACTTCGAGTGCTCAAGACCCTCAAGCCTTTGGGATTCACCCTTGATCAGATGCGCGAACTCGTGCACGTCCTCGACGCCGCTGGCGCCCCAAGCCTGACTTCGGCCGCCCGATCCGCACTTCTGGCAAAGCTGACCGCTTTACATCAGGACCTGGACCAACGTCGAGTGCGTCTCCAATTGCAACTGGACGCTGCCACACAACTCAGCACGGCTCTCCAACGCGCCGAAGAGTCACTAGGCAGCGCCTAG
- a CDS encoding SulP family inorganic anion transporter — protein sequence MSLALRPTSLSRPTWLSPRVFRTEFLAGLVVAIALIPEAISFSILAGVDPQVGLFASFTMAVTIAFTGGRPAMISAATGAIALVVAPLVRDYGLGYLVAAVILGGIFQVALALAGVARLMRFVPRSVMVGFVNALAILIFSAQLPYLIDVPALVYPMVAIGIVIMLFLPRVTSIIPAPLVAVVLLTIATVTLGLTVPNVGGEGELPTSLPTLGLPDVPLTFETLRIIAPFALAVALVGLMESLMTAKLVDDITDTHSNKTRESFGQGIANIVTGFFGGMGGCAMIGQTMINVKTSGARTRLSTFLAGVLLLTLVVALGPVVEVIPMAALVAVMIIVAYSTFDWHSLKSLPHMPKSETTVMLATVIATVFTHNLAIGVVVGVLTATVLFARRVAHLVTVDRQPSVDGTSITYFVHGELFFASSNDLVYQFDFANDPDEVIIDMTGAHIWDASTVAALDAIIYKYEKRNKSVEVIGVNEYSTAMRTRLKGRLTSGH from the coding sequence GTGTCATTGGCACTACGTCCCACATCGCTGTCCCGACCCACGTGGCTGAGCCCGAGGGTCTTCCGAACCGAATTTCTCGCCGGATTGGTCGTTGCTATCGCGTTGATCCCGGAGGCGATTTCATTCTCGATCCTGGCCGGCGTTGATCCGCAAGTAGGCCTGTTCGCATCGTTCACCATGGCCGTCACGATCGCCTTCACCGGTGGGCGGCCGGCAATGATCTCCGCAGCCACCGGGGCAATTGCCCTGGTTGTTGCGCCACTGGTTCGCGATTACGGCCTGGGGTATCTGGTTGCCGCCGTGATCCTCGGAGGGATCTTCCAGGTCGCTCTCGCCCTTGCGGGAGTTGCGCGACTCATGAGGTTCGTTCCACGTAGCGTTATGGTCGGTTTCGTCAACGCGTTGGCCATCCTAATCTTCAGCGCCCAACTGCCATACCTGATTGACGTGCCAGCATTGGTGTATCCGATGGTGGCGATTGGGATCGTCATCATGCTTTTTCTGCCACGCGTCACCAGCATCATCCCTGCCCCTCTGGTTGCAGTCGTGCTGCTGACCATCGCGACTGTGACGCTCGGCTTGACCGTGCCAAACGTCGGCGGTGAAGGTGAACTGCCTACCAGCCTGCCGACGCTGGGGCTGCCTGACGTTCCGCTCACGTTTGAGACCTTGCGTATCATCGCTCCCTTCGCCCTCGCGGTGGCGCTTGTCGGGCTCATGGAATCGCTGATGACCGCCAAGCTCGTCGATGACATCACTGACACCCACTCCAACAAGACCCGGGAGTCTTTTGGTCAGGGCATCGCCAACATCGTCACCGGCTTCTTTGGCGGTATGGGCGGCTGCGCGATGATCGGGCAGACCATGATCAACGTGAAGACCAGCGGGGCACGGACCCGCCTGTCCACGTTCCTCGCAGGCGTCCTGCTGCTGACCCTGGTTGTCGCGCTGGGGCCCGTCGTCGAGGTCATCCCCATGGCTGCGCTGGTAGCAGTGATGATCATCGTGGCCTATTCGACCTTCGACTGGCACAGCCTGAAGTCGCTGCCCCACATGCCTAAGAGCGAGACCACCGTCATGCTCGCCACCGTGATCGCCACGGTATTCACCCACAATCTAGCCATCGGAGTTGTTGTCGGCGTCTTGACGGCAACGGTGCTGTTCGCCCGGCGCGTGGCCCACTTGGTCACAGTCGACCGCCAGCCAAGCGTCGACGGGACTTCGATCACCTACTTCGTGCATGGCGAGCTGTTTTTTGCGTCCAGCAATGATCTGGTGTACCAGTTCGACTTCGCCAACGACCCTGACGAAGTGATTATTGACATGACTGGTGCACACATCTGGGATGCCTCCACCGTTGCCGCACTCGATGCGATTATCTACAAGTACGAAAAGCGCAACAAGAGCGTGGAGGTGATCGGAGTGAACGAGTACAGCACCGCGATGCGTACGCGACTCAAAGGCCGTTTGACCTCGGGACACTGA
- a CDS encoding sulfatase, with translation MPVPVSRRWSTAIAAILTSVAIAAVMVLGQIASNSSRSGNSDPSVVNSAQSFRTTGSLADIKNVVLLLADDLDWSTFDEVPRLAALKEQGTTLTNFVVTNSLCCPSRASLLRSQYVHNHQVVSNVPQTGGGWQTFYNRGLEHDCLPTWLQEAGVNTSLFGKYMNGFPGPSVARNYIPPGWNSFVTSISKNQSYKGYDYTLNRNGELEDYGHSPEDFLNDVLTQAAVEHLESVTSPFFMEFASYQPHTPAPVADRHIGSHLGEGVPRTPSFNVHGSSEVDWLAAQPDNTATRVAMFDDRWRKGLESTESIADTYDALVSALQRAGHLDDTLIVVTSDNGYHAGTHRLGTGKNTAYREDSVVPAVLIGPGIAQGTIISKITSMVDLGPTISSLLGAETPSWVDGRSLLTLISHQSKTPWRTAALNERLRQTKPGDPDYEPYQAPAFHASRSEQWLFVQYDDGEEELFDLINDPYEMDNIIATTDPEIVRQLRQQLNALSECSGESCRVADAMRNYPMNPLP, from the coding sequence GTGCCTGTGCCAGTGAGTCGACGATGGTCAACAGCTATAGCCGCGATCCTCACGTCCGTTGCGATCGCCGCAGTGATGGTCCTGGGGCAGATTGCCTCGAACTCATCCCGCAGTGGAAATTCAGATCCGTCTGTTGTGAACTCGGCCCAGTCCTTTCGCACTACCGGCTCCCTTGCGGACATCAAGAATGTGGTCTTGCTGTTGGCCGATGATCTGGACTGGTCAACGTTTGACGAAGTGCCCCGCCTGGCTGCGCTCAAAGAGCAGGGCACGACCTTGACGAATTTCGTGGTCACGAATTCGCTGTGCTGCCCCTCACGAGCCTCACTCCTGCGCAGCCAATACGTGCACAACCACCAAGTCGTATCCAACGTGCCTCAAACCGGCGGCGGTTGGCAGACGTTCTACAACCGTGGGCTGGAACACGATTGTCTACCCACTTGGCTACAGGAAGCCGGAGTGAACACCTCACTGTTCGGCAAGTACATGAATGGATTTCCCGGACCGTCGGTTGCACGGAACTACATTCCGCCGGGCTGGAATTCGTTCGTGACCTCCATATCGAAGAATCAGTCGTACAAGGGCTACGACTACACGCTCAATCGAAATGGCGAACTGGAGGACTACGGGCACAGCCCGGAGGATTTCCTCAACGATGTGCTGACTCAGGCTGCAGTTGAGCACCTGGAATCGGTGACATCCCCGTTCTTCATGGAGTTCGCGTCCTACCAGCCGCACACCCCAGCGCCTGTCGCAGATCGCCACATTGGCAGTCATCTCGGTGAAGGCGTACCCAGAACGCCGTCCTTCAATGTTCATGGAAGTAGCGAAGTCGATTGGCTGGCAGCTCAACCAGACAACACAGCGACTCGCGTTGCAATGTTCGATGATCGCTGGCGCAAAGGCCTGGAGTCCACCGAATCGATCGCCGACACCTACGACGCGCTCGTCAGCGCATTGCAGCGCGCTGGACACTTGGACGACACACTGATTGTGGTTACTTCCGACAACGGCTATCACGCTGGCACCCACAGGCTTGGAACGGGAAAGAACACGGCCTACCGCGAAGACTCTGTCGTTCCGGCAGTACTCATCGGCCCAGGAATCGCCCAAGGAACAATCATCAGCAAGATCACGTCAATGGTGGACCTCGGACCGACCATCAGCTCACTGCTGGGAGCCGAGACACCCTCATGGGTTGACGGGCGCAGTCTTCTCACTTTGATCTCACACCAGTCCAAGACGCCCTGGCGCACTGCGGCGCTCAATGAGCGGCTACGTCAGACGAAACCTGGTGACCCGGACTATGAGCCGTACCAAGCCCCCGCATTCCACGCGAGCCGCAGCGAACAATGGCTCTTCGTGCAATACGACGACGGAGAGGAAGAGCTCTTCGATCTCATCAACGATCCATACGAGATGGACAACATCATCGCGACTACTGACCCTGAAATCGTTCGACAACTACGACAACAGTTGAATGCCTTGTCAGAGTGTTCTGGAGAGTCCTGCCGCGTGGCAGATGCAATGCGCAATTATCCGATGAACCCGCTTCCTTGA
- a CDS encoding 3-oxoacyl-ACP synthase III yields MTGNAMFGYRDTAVLSVTAIDGPIVVTSAEIETQLAETLERVGLRSGLLESLAGISERRWWPTDVSFADAAAMAGAKAIAESGIDPSQIGLLIDTSVSRSHLEPAASVDVHEQLGLGTHCMNFDVGNACLGFLNGMHLAATMIDSGQIDYAVVVDAEGTRYTQETTIQRLQNSNATRSEVISQFATLTLGSGAAAMVLGRASLHPEGHRMIGGVTRAATQHNKLCIGDLERMVTDSTKLLNAGVELAVDTWQDAKARFDWSNLDGYFIHQVSKVYTDAITTALEIDPARTPVIFPTRGNIGPASVPFTLAEHQANLVSGQRIALMGIGSGLNSAIIEIVW; encoded by the coding sequence ATGACCGGCAATGCAATGTTCGGATACCGCGATACAGCGGTGTTGTCAGTGACGGCAATTGATGGTCCTATCGTGGTCACATCTGCCGAAATAGAAACTCAGCTCGCAGAAACTTTGGAGCGAGTAGGGCTTCGATCGGGTCTGTTGGAATCTCTGGCCGGGATCAGCGAGCGTCGCTGGTGGCCAACTGATGTTTCCTTTGCTGACGCTGCAGCAATGGCCGGCGCTAAGGCGATTGCTGAGTCCGGAATCGATCCAAGTCAGATTGGCCTACTGATCGATACCTCGGTAAGTCGCAGTCATTTGGAGCCTGCTGCATCAGTTGATGTGCACGAACAACTTGGGCTTGGTACGCACTGCATGAATTTCGATGTCGGTAATGCGTGTTTGGGATTTCTTAATGGCATGCATCTTGCAGCAACGATGATTGATTCTGGGCAGATTGATTATGCGGTCGTCGTTGATGCCGAAGGAACTCGATACACGCAAGAAACAACAATTCAGCGGCTGCAAAACTCAAATGCCACGCGCAGTGAAGTGATTTCACAATTCGCGACGCTTACGTTGGGTTCTGGTGCAGCAGCGATGGTGCTTGGTCGTGCATCCCTTCACCCTGAAGGCCACCGCATGATTGGCGGCGTTACTCGAGCCGCAACGCAACACAACAAGTTATGCATTGGTGATCTCGAGAGGATGGTTACCGATTCCACGAAGCTTCTCAATGCCGGAGTTGAACTTGCTGTTGATACTTGGCAAGACGCAAAGGCGCGTTTTGACTGGTCGAATCTGGATGGCTACTTCATTCATCAAGTTTCTAAGGTGTACACGGATGCAATTACCACTGCACTTGAAATTGATCCCGCACGCACTCCAGTGATCTTCCCAACCCGCGGCAATATCGGCCCAGCATCCGTACCGTTCACCCTCGCTGAACATCAGGCCAATCTCGTCTCTGGTCAACGCATTGCGCTGATGGGAATTGGTTCTGGTTTGAACTCGGCCATCATCGAGATTGTCTGGTAG